Below is a genomic region from Escherichia ruysiae.
TCTTGGCCTTCAGGTGAATTAAAGGTGCAGGTGCTCAAATCCAGCAGGCTGATATCTCCGTGGCTGGTGAGCCACATTTTTTGCCCCAGAGCCTGTACCAGGGTTTCTCCGGAACCATCCTGCCAGACGGTTTTGCGGCACAGACACAGGGTATCGGAGGCTTTTTCTGAACCGCTGTAGCGGGAAAATAGCCAGGCACCATGCACATCACCATTGTGAAGTGTGATATTGACGGGTTTCCAGATCAGATCGGTCAGACTCGCTGGCGGGGGCGATTTCAGTGAGCGAATTTGCGAAAGCGGCAGCCAGATATACATGCCACCAGTGACCAGTTCCAGCACTGGGCCGGTACGGGAGTCGCTGTCGCTTATCCAGTCAAATGTGCCGCCATTCCACTGTCCGGCAGTGTCTGTTATGGTCTCAAACGCGTGGCTGCGGTGGGCATCGGCATCTGACGTTTTACCATGGGCGTTACAGGCGAGGGCGACAAGCAGATCCTCCATCCAGACGGGCGGAGGGAGAATAAAGCCGGGACGTTGTTCACCATGAAAGCAGGACTGGCGGTATATCTCACAGCGAATCAACTCCCCAAATACCTGCGCTTCTCGGGTATAATTTGCGTCCAGTCGGGCGCACAGTTGGATTTGTTGCAGCGCTCGTGACCAGTAGCCGATCACGCACAATAACTGAAACAGGCTGTGCCGATGTAAAGCCTTAGTTGGGTGCATCTTTACTTGTTGCTCAGCCATCTGAATACCTTCCGCTACAGAATAATTCCGCAGCAGTGCCGACAAGGTAGCCGGTAGCACGTTATTGCTTGTCATGATAGATATCTCCGTGTTGTACCGGGTTTACCCGGTAATGGCTGTCAATGCCAATGATGCGGTGCTCACGTTGTGTCAGATCGGGTAAGACGGCGCTATGCACCATTTCCGATGCGTATTCCGGGGAAAGCAAGTGCAGAATATCGGGGAGAACCGTTTCGGTAGGCCAGATCGTTTCTCCTTCGCCGGTGGTATCCAGGACATCGAGAATAGCGTCAATGCTTAACCCTCCTGTGACCATATCCTGCAATGAATCAGCTTCAGTGGTCAGATTGCGCAATGAGGCCAGATCCAGCGTAACTGCCTCTTCATTAAGGGGAAATGGATCGGCATAACGATGGATATCTTGTTCAGGGGACAATAATGCCTGGCGGTATTCCTGGTAAAGTAGGGTTAGTGGGTTATCTGTTTCTGGGGTGCCTTCGGTGGCGACTGTGCCATGAACCGGAATGATATCAAACGGATTTTGCGACTGCCGTTGCTGTTGTCGAAACCAGTCAAGATCGAGATATTCGCTTATTGTTTCCAGCGAAACAGCAGTCTGTGGTGTCGTCTTTTCCTCACGTGGAGTAAGAGACGTCGGATTGTTACGAACAAGACACCAGGAAGATAATCCCCATTCAATCAGATCCCCTTCATTCAGGCGCATACGGTGATGCGGCTCGACAATCTGATCATTTACCGTGCAACAATATTCATCGGACTGATTGATTATCCACCACGCCTCTTCGTGGCGAGTCAGGCTGAGAGCAATTTTCGCATTCTCATCCACCTCAAAAACAGGAAGCCAGGGCGCGTTGACGGTGAAGATAATCTGTGTTCCTGCAGTCGCGTAAATTGTGCTATCGGTAACCCCGTGCGCCTGTATTTTTTGTAGTCCCCAGGAAATATTTCGTTTCATTACGTATCGCTGTATAGAGTGTTCTTTTCAATAGAAGAATAATTTCAATTTTTTAGATAAGTAATGCTGAACAATTTATTTTATCAATATTAATTCCTGCGGAAATGTATTGTGATAATTTTGATGTAATATATTCATAATGTATATGTGATTGATTTTCTGTATTGAAAAAAAACATAAAAAAGATACTAACCGCTATATTACATTACGTTCTGTGATATGCATCATTGTTTCATTCTGGAATTTTGATGATTCTATTAATTAGAAGTTCTAATCGGTACATTTATGTTTATGTATCATTTATATGTTCTTACATCATCAGGTGTAACAGATGGACACTCCTGTTTCACGCAGTGCACTATATGGAAAGCTAACAAAACCTTTATTCAGGTCTTTGGAGTCTGCGACAACGTTCTGTAAATTACGCGCTAATCCTTATGTCGAACTAACGCATTGGTTGCATCAGCTAATACAACAACCAGAGAATGATATTCACCATGTTCTTCGGCATTACCAAATAACATCTTTTGATGTAGAGAATGCGTTAATTCAGCAATTGGATATATTGCCTGCCGGAGCTAGCGTAATTAGCGATTTTTCCCACCATATAGATCTTTCTGTTGAAAAAGCCTGGATGTTGGCAAGCATCCGTTTTGGCGATCACAAAATTCGTAGCGGATGGTTACTACTAGCCTGGTTAACCACACCAGAATTGTATCGAGTGTTAAAAAATATCTGTGCGCCATTGGCTGGGTTACCGGTAAATGAACTATTGGATATTCTTCCGTCTTTAATCTCATCATCCCCTGAAATATCAGAGATTCCATATGATGGTTCGGATTTGAATTCTGCGGTTCCGGGAGAAAGCAGTCAGGCATTTTCCAGTAAATCAGCAGGGAGTAAATCCGCGCTGGCGAAATACTGTCAGGATCTGACTGCACAGGCTCGCGAAGGTGGCATCGATCCAGTCACCGGTCGAGAGCACGAAATTCGTACTATGACGGATATTCTGCTGCGCCGTCGGCAGAACAATCCGCTGCTAACTGGCGAGGCAGGCGTCGGGAAAACGGCTGTGGTGGAAGGATTCGCGCTGGCGATTGCCGAGGGGGAAGTGCCGCCCTCACTGCGTAACGTGCGGTTGCTGTCGCTGGATGTCGGGGCGCTGCTGGCGGGAGCGTCTATGAAAGGCGAATTTGAATCCCGCCTGAAGGCGCTGCTGGAAGAGGCTGCGTGCTCGCCGCAGCCGGTGATTCTGTTTGTCGATGAGGTTCACACCCTGGTAGGCGCCGGAGGTACATCCGGTACAGGTGACGCTGCCAACCTGCTGAAACCGGCGCTGGCGCGTGGCAGTCTTCGAACGATTGGGGCGACCACCTGGAGTGAGTATAAACGCCATATAGAGAAAGATCCGGCATTGACCCGGCGATTTCAGGTGTTGCAGGTGGCAGAGCCGGAAGAGGCTGCCGCTGTTGAGATGGTACGCGGGTTAGTCACTACGCTGGAAAAGCACCATAGCGTACTCATCCTTGATGAAGCCGTGCGTGCTGCTGTACAGCTTTCTCACCGTTATATCCCGGCTCGACAGCTACCGGACAAAGCCATCAGTTTGTTGGATACAGCCGCAGCCCGCGTGGCGCTGTCGCTGCACACTCCACCAGCGAATATCCAGTTTCTGCGTCAACGGCTCAAAGCCGCTGAAATGGAGCAGGAACTGCTATTAAAACAGGAAAAAATGGGAATCCGCGCAGAGCGAGGCGACACACTGGCGTCGCAGATTATATCGCTGAAAAGAGAACTATTTGATGCGGATGAACGCTGGCAGCAAGAACTAGAGCTGGTTAACAGATTACAGGAGCAGCGTGCTGCAGAAACCAGCGAGCGTGATGAAATCACACTGCAACAGTCAGAAGCAGCATTAAGAGTCTGGCAGGGTGAAAACCCCATCGTGTTTCCGGAAGTGAATGCGGCGGTGGTAGCGGCGATTGTCTCCGACTGGACCGGCATTCCCGCTGGGCGCATGGTAAAAGATGAAGCCAGCCAGATCCTGGAACTGCCTGCCCGCCTGGCGCAACGTGTTACCGGGCAGATGGATGCTCTGGCGCAGATTGGTGAGCGTATCCAGACCGCGCGGGCGGGGTTAGGCGATCCGCGCAAACCTGTGGGCGTCTTTTTGCTGGCCGGGCCGTCCGGTGTTGGCAAGACCGAGACCGCGCTGGCGCTGGCAGAAGCAATCTACGGCGGTGAGCAGAATCTGATTACTATCAATATGAGCGAGTTTCAGGAATCTCACACCGTCTCCACGCTGAAAGGCGCGCCGCCCGGCTATGTTGGCTATGGCGAAGGCGGTGTGTTGACGGAAGCTGTACGCCGTCATCCCTGGAGCGTGGTGTTGCTGGATGAAATTGAAAAAGCCCATCACGACGTCCACGAGTTGTTCTACCAGGTATTCGATAAAGGTGCGATGGAGGATGGCGAAGGTGTCCACATCGATTTCAAAAATACCACGCTGTTGTTGACCACTAACGCAGGTGCGGAGCTTATCAGCCAGCTCTACGAGGATCCGGCGCTGATGCCCGATTCAGCAGGGCTAAAAGAGGCGTTAATGCCGGAGTTACGCAAACACTTCCCAGCGGCTTTCCTGGGGAGGGTGACGGTTATCCCTTATTTGCCGTTGGATGAGAAGGCGCGAGGTGTTATTGCCCGTCTGCATCTTGGCAGACTGATGGATCGTATGGCGGAGCAGCATAGCGTTTCACTCATCTATGGCGACGAACTCATTACGCACATTGTGGCGCACTGCCCGATGCACGAAACAGGGGCACGCTTGCTGATTGGTTATATCGAGCAGCATATTCTGCCGCAACTGTCCCGTTACTGGTTGCAGGCGATGACAGAGAAAACAGCTATCACGCAAATCTGCATCCGTGTTGATGAGGATGAACAGATTATTTTTGAAACGGATTAATGGAACATCCTTATTGCAAAAGAATTAAGTGGTGCATTGTGAGTTAGTCGCTTTCCTGGAGATTCTTCCACCAATGATTTGCAGGGGGCTTTTTGTGCATCGGTAGATAAATTTTTGCGCACGCCTGCTAATGCGCGTGCAAGGGGCTGTATTTCTGCAACATATCGCCCTCCCGCCAGAGCATATCTCATGCGCTGGTCAATTGATGGACATTAAGTATGGCATTTCGTTATCCGATGTTGTTGACATTCCTGTTAATGATGTTCGCCCCCTGTGTTCAGGGGGAACCGCCTTTACCACAGGATGTGCAGCATTTTCTGAGTAATGCGGAAATGTGCCAGCATCTTGCTGGTGAATGGGACAGCTCTTTACCAGAGAAGGATAAAAGAGACATCGAAAAAGGGGGTGATACCTGGTGTCCTCCGGAGAAGAAATCACTCCCTGTGTTGCGGAAAAAACAAAAAGAAAACAAAGAGATTATAAAAATACTCTCTGCGTATGATTTTTAAACTGTACCGTCGGACCACTCCCCTGGTGTCGTCGGCTGACTGATAAGGAAATGAAGGATTATGGCTATCAACAACAGCGCGCAGAAGTTTATTGCCCGCAACCGCGCGCCCCGCGTGCAGATTGAGTATGACGTAGAGATTTACGGCTCCGAGAAAAAAATCGAACTGCCGTTTGTCATGGCGGTGCTGGCCGATCTGGCCGGTAAACCACGCGAAGAGCTGCCACCGGTCACCGATCGTAAATTCCTTGATATTGATATCGATAACTTCAACGAGCGGATGAAAGCCATTGCGCCGCGCGTGGCATTTGCTGTCCCCAATACGCTGACGGGCGAAGGGCAGTTAATGGTCGATATCACGTTAGAGAATATGGACGATTTTTCGCCTGCGCAGATTGCCCGTAAGGTGGATGCCCTGAACCAGTTGCTGGAAGCACGTACTCAGCTTGCCAACCTGCAAACCTATATGGATGGTAAAGCGGGAGCAGAAAATCTGATCAACAAACTATTACAAGACCCAACGTTACTGAAAGCTCTGGCCAGCGCGCCAAAACCTGTCGCTCAACAGGAAAGTGTCTTATCAGGTGAAACGGGAACAGCAGACTAACTGCGATTTTATTAAGGAACTTTCATGGTAAACGATACTCTTCTGGCGACTGGCGACCTCTCTACTGCGCAAACCACTGCCTATCAGGAAACGGAGTTTGATTCGCTCTTGGATAAAGCCTTCCGTCCCAAGACACCTCAGGCTGCAAAGGCGGTTGAGGCGGCAGTTCAGACGCTGGCTCAACAGGCTCTGACAAATACGGTCATCGTTAGTGACGATGCTTATAAAAGTATTGCTGCGATTATTGAGCAGATCGATTTCAAATTAACGGAACAGATCAAGCTAATCCTGAGTCATCCAGATTTTCAGAAACTGGAGTCCTCCTGGCGTGGGATGGAACATTTGGTTTACAACACTGAAACCGATGAAAAATTAAAAATCCGCTTTATGAACCTTTCGAAGGATGAATTGCGGAAAAATATGAAACGTTACAAAGGGATCGCGTGGGATCAAAGCCCCATGTTCAAAAAGCTGTATGAAGCCGAATATGGGCAGTTAGGCGGAGAACCTTACGGTTGTATCATTGCGGATTATTATTTTGATCACACCCCGCCGGATGTGGATCTGCTCGGCTCCATTGCCAAAGTGGCAGCCTCCGCCCATGCGCCGTTTATTGCCGGGGCCTCTCCATCAGTGTTGCAGATGGATTCCTGGCAGGAACTGGCCAACCCGCGTGACCTGACCAAAATTGTGACCCAGAACCTCGAATATGCACCGTGGAACTCACTGCGTAAAAGCGAGGATTCTCGTTACATTGGCCTGACGATGCCGCGTTTTCTCTCCCGTTTGCCTTATGGCGCGAAAACAAACCCTGTCGATGAGTTTGATTTTGAAGAAGATGCGGATGGCGCAGATCACAGCAAATATGTCTGGAGTAATGCCGCCTATGCAATGGGGGTAAATATCAACCGTTCTTTCAAACATTACGGTTGGTGTACGTTGATCCGTGGTGTGGAATCTGGTGGGGCGGTAGAAAATCTGCCCTGTCATACCTTCCCGACCGATGACGGCGGCGTGGACATGAAATGCCCGACGGAAATCGCCATCTCTGACCGCCGTGAAGCGGAACTGGCAAAAAATGGCTTTATCCCGCTTATCCATCGCAAAAACTCTGATTACGCCGCCTTTATTGGCGCACAGTCGCTGCAAAAACCTCAGGAATATTACGACCCGGACGCCACGGCCAACGCCAATCTCTCAGCCCGGTTGCCATATCTGTTCGCTTGTTCAAGGTTTGCGCACTTCCTCAAGTGCATCGTGCGCGACAAGATCGGCTCGTTCAAAGAACGTGAAGATATGCAGCGCTGGCTCAATGAATGGATCATGAACTACGTTGATGCCGATCCGGTGAACTCCTCACAGGAAACTAAAGCTCGTCGGCCGCTGGCGGCTGCTGAAGTGGTGGTGGAAGAAGTGGAAGGTAATCCGGGTTATTACGATGCCAAATTCTTCCTGCGCCCGCATTTCCAGCTTGAAGGATTAACGGGGTCGCTGCGTCTGGTCACAAAACTGCCGTCAGTAAAACAGGGTACTGCCTGATTTTTATGAATATTTTAATGAATGATGTCAGATAATACTCAGGGGGAGATATGTCATATGTTTATGGCCTGGTAGATTCATTGCAGGGCACTGAAATGGTGGGAATGGCGGGAGCAGGAGACAGAAAGGAATGTGTGTGCTTAGTTCAGGTATATGCACATGTAGGGCATACCGGAACGTGGAAGCAGGGGCGGAAAGTTTTCGGAGATAAATCGATCCGCAGAGGAACAGCAATCGCGACTTTTGTGAATGGGAAATATCCACCGAGGGAAGATGCTCATAAACATGCTGCTTTCTATCTCGAACAAGATGATTCGTATATTTATGTTATGGACCAGTGGACAGGTAAAGCCTCGAATGTATCGGCGCGCAAAATCTCCAGAAAAGGCGGAATGCGCAGTGATGGATCCTATCCTGATGCCAGTAATAATGCGGAAGCTTTTTATGTTATTGAGTAGAGAATAGATGCTATGGAGACGCGTTTTATTTTTTCTCTGTTATTGGGTTATATATTGTTTTATCCACAATATGTTGCAGCGTGGGAAGTCAGTTGTCCCGTGTTTATCAATATAAAATCCTCAACGACAGTACTGGAGTCGGATGTACCTACATCGTGGCAGGAATCTTCCCGCTATGAACCCCGTCTGTGGCTGGACGGCGTAGGGATGTCGCAGGGAAAACCTGAAAACCGGGTAGATCTAAAACCAGAGACAGAGAAAATAAAGGGTGAAACCAGGCAAATATGGGATACCACAATGAACAGTAATCAGGATAGTGAACGTTACTGGGTTTCCTGTATTTATAACCACGGACAGGTTTGGTTATCACAACCAGTACCTGCATCGGCGACACGGTGTCAGGCATCTTCTCTGCTGGGTCAGCGGGAACAAGGAGAGTCACCGGTATCTGTGATATGTAAATAAATATAATCCATTCAGTTTATGAATTAATTATATGCCGGTATCTCATTACCGGAAATTATACAGCCTTCTGTTCTTCTGAAATTAAGGAGAGGGGGTTCTGTACGGCAATGATTTACCTGTATCCAGATGTACAGATAAATCAGAGATTATTTTTAAGTAATTCTTAATAAGGAAATGAAAATGGCTTATGACATTTTTCTGAAAATTGACGGCATTGATGGCGAGTCAATGGATGACAAACATAAAAATGAAATTGAGGTACTGAGCTGGCGCTGGAATATCCATCAGGAGTCCACCATGCACGCAGGCAGCGGTCTGGGATCCGGTAAAGTCTCCGTGACTAACCTGGAGTTTGAACATTACATCGATCGCGCCAGCCCGAATCTGTTCAAATACTGCGCATCCGGTAAGCATATTCCGAAGTCCATCCTTGTCATGCGTAAAGCAGGCGGCAATCCACTGGAATACCTCAAGTACACCTTTACTGACCTGATTGTGGCTGTGGTTTCCCCCAGTGGTAGCAAGGAGGGCGAGATAGCTTCCCGCGAGAGAGTCGAACTCTCTTTCAGCACCGTGAAGCAGGAATACGTGGTGCAGAACCAGCAAGGTGGCAGCGGCGGCACCATCACCGCAGGCTACGACTTCAAGGCCAATAAAGAAATTTAAGCGGTACTTTTCCGGCCCGGAAAATAGCCGGGCTGGTTTTTATTGTTTGATTTTAAAGGAAATTATAGTGAATAAATGGCGTAACCCCGGCGGGTGGTTATGTGCGGTAGCTTTGTCTTTTGTCTGCCTGCTTTCCGGGTGCAGCATTGACAGCGACGACGTGCCGGACCTGATGTCACAAAGACTCGATCTGGTGATTAAGGCTTCCGATAAGGTGAATCCTGACAATCAGAAAAAAGCCGCGCCCATAGAGATACGCGTTTATGAACTGAAAAATGATGCAGCCTTCACGGCGGCGGACTGGTGGTCACTTCAGGACAATGACAAGGCTGTTCTTGCCGATGATTTACTGCACCGCGACAGCTTTATCTTGCGCCCGGGCGAGGAGAAAAAACTGCGCCGCTCTCTCAATAAGGAAACCACCACGCTGGGGATCCTCGCCGGATACCGCAATCTGGGAAAATCGGTCTGGCGAGCCACATATAAAATTCCTGATCCACCGGAAAAAAGTTGGTACAGCCGCTTTATGCCGAAGAAAAAAGTCGAACTGGATGCTGACATAGAGCAAAGCGCCATCGTGATTAAAGAACGGGATGAGTAAATTATGAGTTGGAATAACCGGGTGGTCTGGAGTGAAGGACAATTTTTGCTGCCACAGATGTTTCAGCAGCAGGAACGCTATCTGGAACACGTTATTCACTACCGCAGTCTGCCGCTTTCCCCCTTTTTCTGGGGCTTCAGTGAATACAGCATTGACAGTGAGGCGCTGAACATCGGCAAACTGGTACTGAAAGAGGCTGCCGGGGTGTTTGCGGACGGTACGCCGTTTAATGCGCTGGGCCATACGCCGCTGCCGCCGCCGTTGACCATTCTGCCGGAGCATCTTAACCAGCAGATTTGCCTGGCGGTGCCGGTACGCACGCCGAACAGCGAGGAAACCAGCTTCGACAATAACCCGGAATCGCTGGCGCGCTTTTCGGTGCATGAAAATGAAATTCGCGATGCCAACTCGCTGGGGCGTGGCGCACAATTGTTGCAGCTCAGCCACCTGCGCCTGCGCCTGTTGCCGGAAAAAGCAGTGACGGATGCGTGGATCGGCCTGCCGCTGACGCGCATTACGGCTCTGCATCCCGATGGCCGGATCGAGCTTGACAAAGATTTGATCCCGCCAGTGGTGAACTACCAGGCAAGTTCACTGATATGCACCTGGCTGTCGTGGATCAACGATCTGATAAAAATGCGCGCAGATTCACTGGCGGAACGGTTGACGGGCAGTGATAAACACGGCCATGAGGCGGCGGAAGTGTCGGATTACCTGCTGTTACAAATTCTCAATCGTTTTGGCCCATTACTGATCCATCTGGCGAAAACGCCGCTGTCGCCGGAAGTGCTCTATCGTAACCTGTCCGAACTGGCCGGTGAACTCTCGACCTATGTGCGACCACAAACTCGCCGCCCGGAAGAATATAAAGAATATAAACACCTGACGCCTTATGCAGGGCTGAAATCGGTGGTGGACGAGGTACAGTACCTGCTGAATGCCGTGCTGATCCGGGGGGCGCAGCGGATTCCGCTGGAAGAGGGGGCTTATGGCATCCTCAATGCGGTGGTTGAACCTTCCGAACTATCGGGTTTCAGCGCGCTTGTGCTGACGGTGAAGGCGCAGATGTCTGCCGACGCCCTGCTGCAATATTTTTCCGCCCAGACCAAAATCGGGCCGTCCGAACGCCTGCCGGAACTGATCCGCTCGCACCTGCCGGGGCTGACTTTGCAGGTGCTGCCGGTGCCCCCGCGTCAGATTCCGTTCCAGTCCGGGTACATCTATTACGACATTCGCCGCGATGGCGTGCTTTGGGAACATATTGCCCGCTATGGAGGCATGGCCATGCACACTGCCGGAGAGTTTCCGGGGCTGGAGATGGCTCTGTGGGGAGTGCGTGATAAATGACCGACGATATCCTGACGCCGCAGGCGGCGAATACCCTGCCATTTCAGCCATCAACCGGGGGGGGAAAGACACCCGACAATGACGGTTCCGGCGCGGCCATAAAGGACACTCTTCGCAAGGAGGAGAGCAAGGTGGTCGTTGAGGACGGCCCGGATATGAAACTCCGGCTGGCTGAAATCACTGCCGCCACTAATCCCCTGCTGGCGGCGGCAAGTCCTCTGTTATGTGCACTGGCGCAGATGCCCCGCGAACTCGCCCCTGGTTTTATCGAACATTACCGCGCCCTGCTAGAGCGGGAGGTTCGCCGATATCAGACGCTGTGCGACCAGGCAAACCTGCGCCGCGAGCATGTGCTGGCGGTTCGCTATTGCTTGTGTACGGCGCTGGATGAAGCCGCCAACAATACAAGCTGGG
It encodes:
- a CDS encoding type VI secretion system accessory protein TagJ — protein: MTSNNVLPATLSALLRNYSVAEGIQMAEQQVKMHPTKALHRHSLFQLLCVIGYWSRALQQIQLCARLDANYTREAQVFGELIRCEIYRQSCFHGEQRPGFILPPPVWMEDLLVALACNAHGKTSDADAHRSHAFETITDTAGQWNGGTFDWISDSDSRTGPVLELVTGGMYIWLPLSQIRSLKSPPPASLTDLIWKPVNITLHNGDVHGAWLFSRYSGSEKASDTLCLCRKTVWQDGSGETLVQALGQKMWLTSHGDISLLDLSTCTFNSPEGQDA
- the tagK gene encoding type VI secretion system-associated protein TagK, coding for MKRNISWGLQKIQAHGVTDSTIYATAGTQIIFTVNAPWLPVFEVDENAKIALSLTRHEEAWWIINQSDEYCCTVNDQIVEPHHRMRLNEGDLIEWGLSSWCLVRNNPTSLTPREEKTTPQTAVSLETISEYLDLDWFRQQQRQSQNPFDIIPVHGTVATEGTPETDNPLTLLYQEYRQALLSPEQDIHRYADPFPLNEEAVTLDLASLRNLTTEADSLQDMVTGGLSIDAILDVLDTTGEGETIWPTETVLPDILHLLSPEYASEMVHSAVLPDLTQREHRIIGIDSHYRVNPVQHGDIYHDKQ
- the tssH gene encoding type VI secretion system ATPase TssH, with the translated sequence MDTPVSRSALYGKLTKPLFRSLESATTFCKLRANPYVELTHWLHQLIQQPENDIHHVLRHYQITSFDVENALIQQLDILPAGASVISDFSHHIDLSVEKAWMLASIRFGDHKIRSGWLLLAWLTTPELYRVLKNICAPLAGLPVNELLDILPSLISSSPEISEIPYDGSDLNSAVPGESSQAFSSKSAGSKSALAKYCQDLTAQAREGGIDPVTGREHEIRTMTDILLRRRQNNPLLTGEAGVGKTAVVEGFALAIAEGEVPPSLRNVRLLSLDVGALLAGASMKGEFESRLKALLEEAACSPQPVILFVDEVHTLVGAGGTSGTGDAANLLKPALARGSLRTIGATTWSEYKRHIEKDPALTRRFQVLQVAEPEEAAAVEMVRGLVTTLEKHHSVLILDEAVRAAVQLSHRYIPARQLPDKAISLLDTAAARVALSLHTPPANIQFLRQRLKAAEMEQELLLKQEKMGIRAERGDTLASQIISLKRELFDADERWQQELELVNRLQEQRAAETSERDEITLQQSEAALRVWQGENPIVFPEVNAAVVAAIVSDWTGIPAGRMVKDEASQILELPARLAQRVTGQMDALAQIGERIQTARAGLGDPRKPVGVFLLAGPSGVGKTETALALAEAIYGGEQNLITINMSEFQESHTVSTLKGAPPGYVGYGEGGVLTEAVRRHPWSVVLLDEIEKAHHDVHELFYQVFDKGAMEDGEGVHIDFKNTTLLLTTNAGAELISQLYEDPALMPDSAGLKEALMPELRKHFPAAFLGRVTVIPYLPLDEKARGVIARLHLGRLMDRMAEQHSVSLIYGDELITHIVAHCPMHETGARLLIGYIEQHILPQLSRYWLQAMTEKTAITQICIRVDEDEQIIFETD
- the tssB gene encoding type VI secretion system contractile sheath small subunit, whose amino-acid sequence is MAINNSAQKFIARNRAPRVQIEYDVEIYGSEKKIELPFVMAVLADLAGKPREELPPVTDRKFLDIDIDNFNERMKAIAPRVAFAVPNTLTGEGQLMVDITLENMDDFSPAQIARKVDALNQLLEARTQLANLQTYMDGKAGAENLINKLLQDPTLLKALASAPKPVAQQESVLSGETGTAD
- the tssC gene encoding type VI secretion system contractile sheath large subunit, which codes for MVNDTLLATGDLSTAQTTAYQETEFDSLLDKAFRPKTPQAAKAVEAAVQTLAQQALTNTVIVSDDAYKSIAAIIEQIDFKLTEQIKLILSHPDFQKLESSWRGMEHLVYNTETDEKLKIRFMNLSKDELRKNMKRYKGIAWDQSPMFKKLYEAEYGQLGGEPYGCIIADYYFDHTPPDVDLLGSIAKVAASAHAPFIAGASPSVLQMDSWQELANPRDLTKIVTQNLEYAPWNSLRKSEDSRYIGLTMPRFLSRLPYGAKTNPVDEFDFEEDADGADHSKYVWSNAAYAMGVNINRSFKHYGWCTLIRGVESGGAVENLPCHTFPTDDGGVDMKCPTEIAISDRREAELAKNGFIPLIHRKNSDYAAFIGAQSLQKPQEYYDPDATANANLSARLPYLFACSRFAHFLKCIVRDKIGSFKEREDMQRWLNEWIMNYVDADPVNSSQETKARRPLAAAEVVVEEVEGNPGYYDAKFFLRPHFQLEGLTGSLRLVTKLPSVKQGTA
- a CDS encoding BPSL0067 family protein, with product MSYVYGLVDSLQGTEMVGMAGAGDRKECVCLVQVYAHVGHTGTWKQGRKVFGDKSIRRGTAIATFVNGKYPPREDAHKHAAFYLEQDDSYIYVMDQWTGKASNVSARKISRKGGMRSDGSYPDASNNAEAFYVIE
- a CDS encoding STY0301 family protein — translated: METRFIFSLLLGYILFYPQYVAAWEVSCPVFINIKSSTTVLESDVPTSWQESSRYEPRLWLDGVGMSQGKPENRVDLKPETEKIKGETRQIWDTTMNSNQDSERYWVSCIYNHGQVWLSQPVPASATRCQASSLLGQREQGESPVSVICK
- a CDS encoding Hcp family type VI secretion system effector; the protein is MAYDIFLKIDGIDGESMDDKHKNEIEVLSWRWNIHQESTMHAGSGLGSGKVSVTNLEFEHYIDRASPNLFKYCASGKHIPKSILVMRKAGGNPLEYLKYTFTDLIVAVVSPSGSKEGEIASRERVELSFSTVKQEYVVQNQQGGSGGTITAGYDFKANKEI
- the tssJ gene encoding type VI secretion system lipoprotein TssJ gives rise to the protein MNKWRNPGGWLCAVALSFVCLLSGCSIDSDDVPDLMSQRLDLVIKASDKVNPDNQKKAAPIEIRVYELKNDAAFTAADWWSLQDNDKAVLADDLLHRDSFILRPGEEKKLRRSLNKETTTLGILAGYRNLGKSVWRATYKIPDPPEKSWYSRFMPKKKVELDADIEQSAIVIKERDE
- the tssK gene encoding type VI secretion system baseplate subunit TssK, whose protein sequence is MSWNNRVVWSEGQFLLPQMFQQQERYLEHVIHYRSLPLSPFFWGFSEYSIDSEALNIGKLVLKEAAGVFADGTPFNALGHTPLPPPLTILPEHLNQQICLAVPVRTPNSEETSFDNNPESLARFSVHENEIRDANSLGRGAQLLQLSHLRLRLLPEKAVTDAWIGLPLTRITALHPDGRIELDKDLIPPVVNYQASSLICTWLSWINDLIKMRADSLAERLTGSDKHGHEAAEVSDYLLLQILNRFGPLLIHLAKTPLSPEVLYRNLSELAGELSTYVRPQTRRPEEYKEYKHLTPYAGLKSVVDEVQYLLNAVLIRGAQRIPLEEGAYGILNAVVEPSELSGFSALVLTVKAQMSADALLQYFSAQTKIGPSERLPELIRSHLPGLTLQVLPVPPRQIPFQSGYIYYDIRRDGVLWEHIARYGGMAMHTAGEFPGLEMALWGVRDK